A stretch of Megalobrama amblycephala isolate DHTTF-2021 linkage group LG14, ASM1881202v1, whole genome shotgun sequence DNA encodes these proteins:
- the LOC125244399 gene encoding stonustoxin subunit alpha-like: LSPSDYHQFTLDLNTVNKRLHLSERNRVITVTKTDQPYPDHPERFDYYLEVLCRESVCGRCYWEIEWSGDDVFGVSISVSYKSISRKGRGYECWFGYNDQSWSLICSSSSYSFKHNNIETELPEEFISRRIGVYVDHSAGTLSFYSISGDTMSLIHTVQTTFTQPLYPGFWIGSGSSVKLC; encoded by the coding sequence ttatctccatcagattacCATCAGttcactctggatctgaacacagtgaataaacgcctccatctgtctgagaggaacagagtgattactgtcactaaaacagatcagccgtatcctgatcatccagaaaGATTTGATTATTATCTtgaggtgttgtgtagagagagtgtgtgtggacgctgttactgggagattgagtggagtggtgATGATGTTTTTGGTgtgtctatatcagtgtcatataagagcatcagcaggaagggacgAGGTTATGAGTGTTGGTTTGgatataatgatcagtcctggagtttgatctgctcttcctccagttactcattcaaacacaataaCATAGAAACTGAACTCCCTGAAGAGTTCATCAGCcgtagaataggagtgtatgtggatcacagtgcaggaactctgtccttctacagcatctctggagacacaatgagcctcatccacacagtccagaccacattcactcaaccgctctatcctgggttttgGATTGGTTctggatcatcagtgaaactgtgttga